A segment of the Chloroflexota bacterium genome:
ACCGCCGAGCCATAAAGACCGAGCGCCAGAATGATGATGACCGGCAGCAGCGCGATGGACGCCAAAACGGCGGCGATGGTGACGGCGCGACCGGTGGGCATGCACGAACTCCGGGCCCGGCGGCCTGCCTGACCGGGCGTCGCCATCCTCGCGGACTCCGCCCAGATGCCTGACGCGCAGCGTCCGCGAGGATCCGGCAAGCCAACCGGGGATGCGCGGAATTGTAAGCCGCCAGCCGCAAGCCCACCCGGCCGCTAGCCGCGCGCGGTGAAGCAGCCGCTGCGGCGGGGGATGACGATTCGCCCTTGCGCATCCGCCGCGGCCATGAGCGAGGCGCGCATGTGGGGTGCGAGCAGGTCTGCCAGACGCTCGCGATCGGCAGACGACATCCGAGCCGGCGCGCCCCGCGCGAATAGCCCCGCGCGGTAGGCGGCAAGCGCCCCCGCCACGGAGTCGAACACCAGTGGGTCATCCCGCCAGCGCACCGTCACATCGGCAAAGACCCGGCGCAGCTGGTCGGCGCCGTTCTCGAGCGTGAAGCGGTGGCGCGCGGTGGGCGCGAGGGCGCGCGCGGCCATGGCCGCCTTGCCGGCGCTGCGGCAGGCGTCCACATGCAGGTCCAGGAGGCGACGACCGGACCGCGCGCTGTTGGTGGCGGCGAGCAGCATGCCGCGCGACGACATCACGCGGCGGATCTCCCACAGCCAGCCGGCGGGGTCGCTCGGGTAGTAGAGCACGTGACCCGCGAGGACCAGGTCGAAGGAGCCGTCGGGGTGAGGCAGGCGCGAAATGTCGGCGCGTGCGGCATCGACGCCGGGGATCGACCCGCTGGCGCGTACGGCGTCGCGGTCGAGATCAACGGCGGTGACAAGCGCGTGCGGCGCCAGCCGCCGGCGCAGCGCCGCGGTACGCGTCCCGTTTCCGCAGCCGGCGTCGAGCGCCGCGTAGACCGCGTGCGGATCGACGGGCGCGAGCATCCAGGCGGTGTAGTC
Coding sequences within it:
- a CDS encoding class I SAM-dependent methyltransferase, which codes for MPPSCAPSPGDSDYTAWMLAPVDPHAVYAALDAGCGNGTRTAALRRRLAPHALVTAVDLDRDAVRASGSIPGVDAARADISRLPHPDGSFDLVLAGHVLYYPSDPAGWLWEIRRVMSSRGMLLAATNSARSGRRLLDLHVDACRSAGKAAMAARALAPTARHRFTLENGADQLRRVFADVTVRWRDDPLVFDSVAGALAAYRAGLFARGAPARMSSADRERLADLLAPHMRASLMAAADAQGRIVIPRRSGCFTARG